In the Saccharococcus thermophilus genome, GACGAGAAGATGGCAGAAGTAGCTGCGTTGGAAATACAATCAAGCATTAAGCATCGCAACATATTAATTATCGGGCTGATCATCGCCATGTTATTCGGCGCGCTCGATGGCACGATTGTCGGAACAGCGATGCCGCGCATTGTCGGGGAGCTTGGCGGTTTGAGCTTGATGACGTGGCTGACGACCGCTTATATGCTCACTTCGACCACGATCGTGCCGATTGCCGGAAAGCTTGCCGATTTGCTAGGCAGACGGGTCATTTATGTGACAGGACTCATTACTTTTATGGTCGGATCCGCTCTTTGCGGCATGGCGAATAACATGACGCAGCTTATCATTTACCGCGGGCTGCAAGGAATCGGCGGCGGGATTATGATGCCGATGGCGATGATTATTATCGGCGATTTGTTTACCGGAAAAGAACGCGGGAAATGGCAAGGAGTATTTGGCGGGCTTTATGGCCTTGCGTCTGTTTTAGGCCCGCAGATTGGCGGATGGATTGTCGACCATTTAAACTGGCGATGGGTATTTTACATCAATCTTCCTGTTGGAATTTTAGCGACGATTTTTATTGCGATGGGATTAAACAAACATCAGGCGAAAGGTCCGGTGAAGTTTGATGTTGCCGGCATGTTCACGATGGTCGTCGGCGTCGTTAGCTTATTGTTGGCTTTGACGTTTGGCGGCGATAAGTATGCTTGGACATCGTGGCAAATCATCACCTTGTTTGTTGTTGCGGCGGTGTTCTTAACGGCCTTTGTTTTTGTGGAATCGAAGGTCGAGGAGCCGGTCTTGCCGGTTCGCTTCTTTAAAAACCGGACGTTTACGGTGTTAAATGGGATCGGCTTTTTAATGAGCATCGGCATGTTTGGGGCGATTGTGTTCGTTCCGTTGTTTATGCAAGGGGTTGTCGGCGTCAGTGCGACGCAATCGGGAACCGTTATGACCCCGATGATGATTACGATGATTGTCGGCAGCATCATCGGCGGACGAATGGTTTATAAAATCGGCGTCAAGACGCAATTAATTATCGGCATGTTCATCATGGCCGCCGGGTTTGGTTTGCTAAGCACGATGGATGTGGAAACGACGAAATGGACCGCCACGCTTTATATGATTGTGTTAGGGCTTGGAGTCGGTTTAGTCATGCCGATTCTGACGTTGGCGTTGCAAGAAACCTTTCCGAAATCAGAACTCGGTGTTGTCACTTCATCCAGCCAATTTTTCCGCGCCATCGGTGGAACGTTCGGGATGACGATTTTAGGAGCGATCATGAACTATCGATCAAGCCATTTGTTAGAAGACCGTTTAATGCCGATGTTGAGATCGCTCCCTCCACAAGCAAAAGGAATGGTCGACCAATTCAAGCATATGATTCATGATGATCCGCAAGGATTGTATTCGATGTTGCTGAATCCAAAAGCATTGGAGAAGATGCCTCCGCAATGGAGCCATACGCTCGTTCCAATTTTGAAACATTCCTTAGTCGATTCTTTATATTCTGTGTTCGTGTTTGGTCTTGTTTTTGTCGCGTGCGGTGTTGTGTTGGGATTGGCGTTAGGCAAAATTAAGCTGTCTGACCAACATCGAAAAGCAAAGGCGCGCGCTTAAATCCGCGGGGTAAATGTTCTTTGCCCGCAGAGGCGCGAGGGGAAGTTATTTTGTTCCCAAGGAGCCGTGAGCCGAAGCGAGAAAAAGTAAGAGGCAGAAGCGATTTTCCTCGACAATAGAAGAGGCTGGCTTCAAAAGGTTGATTCAGCTACCTTTTGAGACAGCCTCGTTTTTTATTTATATTCGTTTTTTCGCAACGGTTCTTTTGGAAGCGAACGAATGATAGAAGGAAGAAGTGCAGAAAAGACAATGGATCTGTTTTGTATGGAAAGAAAAAGCATTTTTTTTGTAGGAAAACGGTGATATCGTGTAAAATAAATTACTCGTAGTAGATAAAAAGGAGGGTAGATTACAGTGAATAGCAGAATATCCGTAATGGTAAGCATTGTGCTGGCGATGCTCGTGGCATCGATGGATACGACGATCATGAATACGACGATGCCGATTATTGCCAAAGAACTTAGAGGATTTTCTCTTTATGCCTGGTCGTTTGCTTCCTACATGATCACAACGACCGTTCTTTCTCCAATCGCCGGGAGACTTTCCGATATTTTTGGGAGAAAGAAAGTATTTAGCTTCGGTATTATTTTATTTTTAATCGGTTCTCTTCTTTGCGGGATGTCGCAAAATATGGTCCAGCTTGTTGTATTCCGCGCCCTGCAAGGAATTGGCGCTGGCTTTATGATGCCGTTTCCTGCCATCATTGCCGGGGATTTATTTCCGATTGAAAAGCGCGGCAAAATTCAAGCGTTTTTCACGGCAATGTGGGGGATTTCCGCTGTTCTTGCGCCGCTTTTAGGATCCTTTTTTGTCGAATACGCATCATGGCGCTGGATTTTTTATGTGAATATCCCGATTTGCTTGCTTTCCTTACTTACACTATTGCCATATAAAGAAGTGTACGAGCCGAAGCGGGTGGAGATTGACTATATCGGAGCGGCATTATTTGCGACCGCGATCAGCTTTCTTCTATTGATGACGGTAGTCGAAAACAACCAATGGATGTATGGCGTCGTTGGTGCTGTGTTATTAGTTATTTTTTACTTATATGAAAAGAAGCAAGCATCTCCGCTTGTTCCATTGGCACTCGTGCAGCATAAAACGTTAAAATGGATGAACATGAACGGATTTGTCAGCTGTGTCGCTTTATTCGGCACGTCTAGCTACATTCCGCTATTTTTGCAAAATATTGCGCATCAATCGGTGTTTGTGAGCGGTGTTGCACTTTTAGGCATGTCGATTGGCTGGATGATTGCTGCTGTACCGGCGGGAAAATGGATTTTACGCTACGGCTACCGCATTTTATTGATTATTGGAAACGTTCTTCTTGTGCTTTCTGGACTATTGCTTGCACTTTTAAATGAAAGCAGCGGATTTTTGTATGTCTTTTTTGCCATGCTCATTCAGGGGCTATCGTTCGGATTAACATCTACCGTCGGTATCATCGGCTCGCAGCAGCTTGCCGATGCGCATGAAAAAGGAATTGCGACATCCTTTTTCATGTTTTGCCGCAATATCGGCACAGCCATTGGTGTCACGATTATGGGCGCCTTTTTAACGAAAGCGGCCGAATTTATGGCAGGCATTCACCATCTCTTTTTATTTGGATTTATCGGCAGCATTGTGGCTTTACTAACGTCGTTTCTCATTCGGGACGAATCTGAACACGGGAAAAAAAATTTGCTTCGTTCGGGAGAAATGGCCTAAATATTTGGCATTATATGCCGATATAAAGAAGGGAAGGTTATTCCCTTCTCTTTTTTTTGCAGATGGAGTGCTGCACGATGTTTATAAATGGGAGGGTTAGACGATGAAGGTGACAGTCCGAAAAAAATTGTATGCAGTATTTGCCGCTGTATATATGTTGTTAATCGCGCTTGTTGGCATTGCTTATTACGAGATTTCCACTATTAATGCTAATTATACGCGCCTTTTAAATGGCGATGTTTCCAATCTTATCAATGTTAAACAGCTAGAAATTTTGGTTCGGCGCGAGCAAGGGAGCATGCGCGGTTATTTGCTTACCGGCGATCAAACGTCATTGACAAACTTTACGAAAGCGCATGATGAATTTGAGAGGCTAAGCAATGAGCTGGAGAAAACGTTGACAAAAACGAAAACAAAAGAGTTGTTAGCGCGACTGAATGAGCTAGAACAGCAATTTTACGAACTTGGACAGAAAACATTTCAATTAAAAGAAGAAAATAATGTAGAAGCTTATACACAGTTAATTATAACTACGGGAAGAGATATTACTTCACAATTTGATGAAGCGGTAGGGCAGCTAACGAAAATCCAGCAAAAAGATATGAATCAGGCTGACAAGGCTGCAAAGTCAGAAGCATCATCCCTTAAAGTATGGATGATTATAATCGGGGTTATTGCACTTGCTATTGGCAACATCGTTACTATTTATATGAGCCGCGTTCTTTCTCGCCCGCTCCTCACTCTTTCGGAAGCCGCAAAACGAATTGCCAGCGGCGATTTGACCGGGGAGGAAATTGTGATTCGCAACCGCGATGAAATCGGGGAACTGGCGGCATCTTTTAACTCACATTTCGCACCCTCTCGACGAA is a window encoding:
- a CDS encoding HAMP domain-containing protein, with product MKVTVRKKLYAVFAAVYMLLIALVGIAYYEISTINANYTRLLNGDVSNLINVKQLEILVRREQGSMRGYLLTGDQTSLTNFTKAHDEFERLSNELEKTLTKTKTKELLARLNELEQQFYELGQKTFQLKEENNVEAYTQLIITTGRDITSQFDEAVGQLTKIQQKDMNQADKAAKSEASSLKVWMIIIGVIALAIGNIVTIYMSRVLSRPLLTLSEAAKRIASGDLTGEEIVIRNRDEIGELAASFNSHFAPSRRKSGGFFRSDVE
- a CDS encoding MDR family MFS transporter, with protein sequence MAEVAALEIQSSIKHRNILIIGLIIAMLFGALDGTIVGTAMPRIVGELGGLSLMTWLTTAYMLTSTTIVPIAGKLADLLGRRVIYVTGLITFMVGSALCGMANNMTQLIIYRGLQGIGGGIMMPMAMIIIGDLFTGKERGKWQGVFGGLYGLASVLGPQIGGWIVDHLNWRWVFYINLPVGILATIFIAMGLNKHQAKGPVKFDVAGMFTMVVGVVSLLLALTFGGDKYAWTSWQIITLFVVAAVFLTAFVFVESKVEEPVLPVRFFKNRTFTVLNGIGFLMSIGMFGAIVFVPLFMQGVVGVSATQSGTVMTPMMITMIVGSIIGGRMVYKIGVKTQLIIGMFIMAAGFGLLSTMDVETTKWTATLYMIVLGLGVGLVMPILTLALQETFPKSELGVVTSSSQFFRAIGGTFGMTILGAIMNYRSSHLLEDRLMPMLRSLPPQAKGMVDQFKHMIHDDPQGLYSMLLNPKALEKMPPQWSHTLVPILKHSLVDSLYSVFVFGLVFVACGVVLGLALGKIKLSDQHRKAKARA
- a CDS encoding MFS transporter, with translation MNSRISVMVSIVLAMLVASMDTTIMNTTMPIIAKELRGFSLYAWSFASYMITTTVLSPIAGRLSDIFGRKKVFSFGIILFLIGSLLCGMSQNMVQLVVFRALQGIGAGFMMPFPAIIAGDLFPIEKRGKIQAFFTAMWGISAVLAPLLGSFFVEYASWRWIFYVNIPICLLSLLTLLPYKEVYEPKRVEIDYIGAALFATAISFLLLMTVVENNQWMYGVVGAVLLVIFYLYEKKQASPLVPLALVQHKTLKWMNMNGFVSCVALFGTSSYIPLFLQNIAHQSVFVSGVALLGMSIGWMIAAVPAGKWILRYGYRILLIIGNVLLVLSGLLLALLNESSGFLYVFFAMLIQGLSFGLTSTVGIIGSQQLADAHEKGIATSFFMFCRNIGTAIGVTIMGAFLTKAAEFMAGIHHLFLFGFIGSIVALLTSFLIRDESEHGKKNLLRSGEMA